The Saccharothrix variisporea genome has a segment encoding these proteins:
- a CDS encoding CBS domain-containing protein produces MRAREFMTSPVIAVTPDVPIHEAAALLSSHGFTALAVVDGQRLVGVVTDADLLRGEHTDHRPGETPVRAVMSTPVLGVDPDAPIGAVARIMVEDHVRWVPVVAGAALVGVVTRRDLVRVMAHTGT; encoded by the coding sequence ATGCGTGCTCGCGAGTTCATGACCAGCCCCGTCATCGCCGTGACGCCGGACGTGCCGATCCACGAGGCCGCCGCGCTGCTGTCCTCGCACGGGTTCACCGCGCTGGCGGTGGTGGACGGGCAGCGGTTGGTCGGTGTCGTCACCGACGCCGACCTGCTGCGCGGCGAGCACACCGACCACCGGCCGGGGGAGACACCGGTGCGGGCGGTCATGTCGACGCCGGTTCTTGGTGTGGACCCGGACGCACCGATCGGAGCGGTCGCTCGGATCATGGTGGAGGACCACGTGCGCTGGGTGCCCGTGGTGGCCGGAGCGGCGCTCGTCGGGGTGGTGACCAGGCGGGACCTTGTCCGGGTGATGGCCCACACCGGGACCTAG
- a CDS encoding DUF2690 domain-containing protein has translation MQRKLFTTAGVAIAALAAVIGASAPVSAQTSEASSGSASPTCYGETCEGLSPISANCTSGSVSLANIVLLGAGAREFLVDHRYSASCGTTWTRVTDINQPDCYYSLTAWHEGINNSTGVRTRTASVSSGDACSASTTTMSKAGRSTRACGHSSWEGLDHCTPWK, from the coding sequence ATGCAACGTAAGCTCTTCACCACCGCCGGGGTGGCGATCGCGGCGCTGGCCGCCGTGATCGGGGCTAGCGCGCCTGTCTCCGCGCAAACATCCGAAGCGTCATCCGGTTCCGCTTCCCCGACCTGTTACGGGGAGACGTGTGAGGGGTTGAGCCCGATCTCCGCGAATTGCACGAGCGGGTCGGTCTCGCTGGCCAACATCGTCCTGCTCGGGGCCGGGGCCAGGGAGTTCCTCGTCGATCACCGCTATTCGGCGTCGTGCGGGACGACCTGGACCAGGGTGACCGACATCAACCAGCCGGATTGCTACTACTCCCTGACCGCCTGGCATGAAGGAATCAACAACAGCACGGGCGTCAGGACGCGTACCGCGTCGGTGAGCAGCGGGGACGCGTGTTCCGCGTCCACCACGACGATGAGCAAGGCGGGCAGGTCGACCCGGGCGTGCGGGCACAGCAGTTGGGAAGGACTGGATCACTGCACCCCGTGGAAGTAG
- a CDS encoding CBS domain-containing protein produces the protein MDAAEVMTRPVVTVEPSTTIRAANALLIDHGFSALPVVEHGGRLVGIVSGIDLLVQSIGQGAGATTVGQVMNKVVISAPLTATPTELASAMLGHRLRCLPVVDARGCVVGVVSRSDLLRVLTPDDDVMTARVDRLLRAYSRTRRWTVEVVGGRVAVSGPFEDQAERQVVAALVRTVPGVVGVVLGGVPVDATT, from the coding sequence ATGGACGCTGCAGAAGTGATGACCCGCCCGGTCGTGACGGTCGAACCGTCCACGACCATTCGCGCCGCGAATGCGCTGCTGATCGACCACGGTTTCTCCGCGCTGCCGGTGGTGGAGCACGGTGGGCGGTTGGTCGGGATCGTGTCCGGCATCGACCTGCTGGTGCAGAGCATCGGGCAGGGCGCGGGCGCGACCACCGTCGGGCAGGTGATGAACAAGGTCGTGATCAGCGCGCCCCTGACCGCCACGCCGACCGAGCTGGCGAGCGCGATGCTCGGTCACCGGTTGCGTTGTCTGCCGGTCGTGGACGCGCGCGGGTGCGTCGTCGGGGTGGTGAGTCGCAGCGATCTGCTGCGCGTGCTGACCCCGGACGACGACGTGATGACCGCTCGCGTGGACCGGCTGCTGCGCGCCTACAGCCGGACTCGACGCTGGACCGTGGAGGTGGTTGGCGGTCGGGTCGCGGTCAGCGGGCCGTTCGAGGACCAAGCCGAGCGGCAGGTGGTCGCGGCGCTGGTGCGGACCGTGCCGGGAGTGGTCGGGGTCGTGCTGGGCGGTGTCCCGGTCGACGCCACGACCTGA
- a CDS encoding helix-turn-helix domain-containing protein, which yields MSTHHRATSPQWAYLDGELRKRGLTAGDLIRGTGLPRSCLTILRNGRFPSIPTARAIARFLGVSTLEVLVGTRILTEDEARHRPVRMPDLTALTDAELFIELRERLRHRLWLLSFVPQSLSLATAGDSDRLGVELEASEDLQVQRE from the coding sequence GTGAGCACACATCACCGGGCGACCTCGCCGCAATGGGCCTACCTCGACGGCGAACTCCGCAAGCGCGGCCTGACCGCCGGAGACCTCATTCGCGGCACCGGTCTGCCGCGCAGCTGCTTGACCATCTTGCGCAACGGGCGATTTCCGAGCATCCCCACTGCACGGGCCATCGCCCGCTTTCTCGGCGTGTCCACCCTCGAGGTCCTTGTCGGAACTCGCATCCTCACCGAGGACGAGGCCCGGCATCGGCCTGTGCGGATGCCGGACCTGACCGCTCTCACCGATGCGGAGCTGTTCATCGAACTGCGTGAGCGTCTCCGCCACCGCCTCTGGTTGTTGTCGTTCGTCCCCCAGTCGCTGTCCTTGGCGACTGCCGGCGACAGCGACCGGCTCGGCGTCGAATTGGAGGCGAGCGAGGACCTCCAGGTACAGCGCGAATGA
- a CDS encoding NucA/NucB deoxyribonuclease domain-containing protein translates to MLHVQNTIRRATVAIAVLAVAIGSQAVAVPSAHADPGVRPAVPRPASPIVLSTSDQTIEYFDFNGIVVEHVSKKSLDDEGTRRSLPYLSGMSMGNVSAVETHDGAMQVFTVVDGAVWTSRQQGKGGTWSGWVSIGGSNLSFAAPAVTRGAGEALWVFTTAADGSVRAVAQQVKGGPWGAWTSLGGSGATGTPAVGRGPGDLLEVFVNTTSRALWKSRQSSGGFGVWEQFTDTGFAISGFVPQVITRADRSLEVMVRKADSTLATRRQIAPGGAWAAWSVLAGHTGFGRPAVILGPDGALDVLSSDAYRRVFHGRFGVDPTTRGRVAASGWQDFVPHGAPATGRQDLSGAGLADGSWIAVYNDDTSDAFAAIVHGADEVSAQRAEPAAPPLRPLAEVRAEDGRPGHYAEGVTAKNSPSATGWTPPAFQYDHFTLDQCKANVGDKNNPGTAKNHYSYCWSHQAVISFRPACWLGGLFCVERNLFYTLTVIGDGSDASREVRYDVFLTDFQHARPFEGVLDLTVEAKCHPLVGVNDCEPDPATPPVKRPLGEWVSSGEVRLKLRGPEPALDPLLNPERLGYASAWVKVTGTLPQGSTRDITSVPHKVRFDSADYISHNGKAGAIFTEVEAVLNFPVNRPEFAAMTQAAHHYRDAMTNPAATIPAVPGKQIPGAIGGQPLHRLWFDSGRRAENNREAVKTCRTEFPNDYPQPGQDCDEYPFASTYEGASPYYNPQRNFSVRVLPSEDNQAAGLWLAVWYSYDRILDNDKFFVRASQPDLQITAQAPTPVWGSA, encoded by the coding sequence TTGTTGCACGTCCAAAACACGATCAGACGCGCCACTGTTGCGATAGCCGTGCTGGCCGTCGCGATCGGCAGCCAGGCAGTGGCGGTGCCGAGCGCGCACGCGGACCCGGGTGTCCGGCCGGCAGTGCCGCGCCCGGCGTCGCCGATCGTCTTGTCCACTTCGGACCAGACGATCGAGTACTTCGATTTCAACGGGATCGTCGTGGAACACGTCTCCAAGAAGAGCCTCGACGACGAGGGGACGCGCCGAAGCTTGCCTTACCTGTCCGGCATGTCGATGGGCAACGTCTCCGCGGTGGAGACCCACGACGGAGCGATGCAGGTCTTCACCGTCGTGGATGGCGCGGTCTGGACCAGTCGGCAGCAGGGCAAAGGCGGCACCTGGTCCGGCTGGGTGTCGATCGGCGGTTCCAACCTGTCCTTCGCCGCACCCGCGGTCACCAGAGGAGCCGGTGAAGCGCTCTGGGTGTTCACGACCGCGGCCGACGGCAGCGTTCGGGCAGTCGCTCAGCAGGTGAAGGGCGGCCCGTGGGGAGCGTGGACCTCGTTGGGCGGTAGCGGGGCAACCGGCACTCCCGCCGTCGGACGAGGACCCGGTGACCTCTTGGAGGTCTTCGTGAACACGACGTCGCGGGCGCTGTGGAAGTCGCGGCAGAGCAGCGGCGGGTTCGGTGTCTGGGAGCAGTTCACCGACACCGGGTTCGCCATCAGCGGCTTCGTCCCGCAGGTGATCACCCGCGCCGACCGCAGCCTGGAAGTCATGGTGCGGAAAGCCGATTCGACCCTCGCCACCCGCCGCCAGATCGCACCGGGCGGAGCCTGGGCGGCGTGGTCGGTGCTCGCCGGCCACACCGGTTTCGGGCGGCCGGCGGTGATCCTCGGTCCGGACGGTGCGCTGGACGTGCTGTCCTCCGATGCGTACCGCCGCGTCTTCCACGGCCGCTTCGGCGTCGACCCGACCACCCGGGGCAGGGTCGCGGCGTCGGGTTGGCAGGATTTCGTGCCACACGGTGCTCCTGCGACGGGCCGGCAGGACCTGTCCGGGGCGGGTCTGGCCGACGGCTCTTGGATCGCGGTCTACAACGACGACACGAGCGACGCCTTCGCAGCAATCGTCCACGGTGCTGACGAGGTTTCGGCTCAACGCGCGGAACCGGCGGCTCCGCCCCTGCGACCGTTGGCCGAGGTACGCGCAGAGGACGGCAGGCCCGGGCACTACGCCGAAGGTGTCACCGCCAAGAACTCCCCGTCGGCGACGGGGTGGACACCGCCGGCCTTCCAGTACGACCACTTCACCCTCGACCAGTGCAAGGCGAACGTCGGCGACAAGAACAACCCGGGCACGGCGAAGAACCACTACTCGTACTGCTGGTCCCACCAGGCCGTGATCAGCTTCCGGCCTGCCTGCTGGCTGGGCGGGTTGTTCTGCGTCGAGCGGAACCTGTTCTACACCCTCACCGTGATCGGGGACGGTTCGGACGCCTCGCGGGAGGTCCGCTACGACGTGTTCCTGACCGACTTCCAGCACGCGCGTCCTTTCGAAGGTGTCCTGGACCTGACCGTCGAGGCGAAGTGCCACCCGTTGGTCGGTGTCAACGACTGCGAACCTGATCCCGCCACACCGCCCGTGAAGCGACCGCTGGGCGAGTGGGTGAGCTCGGGTGAGGTCAGGCTGAAGCTGCGCGGTCCGGAGCCTGCCCTGGACCCCCTGCTCAACCCGGAGCGCCTGGGCTACGCGTCGGCGTGGGTCAAGGTCACCGGCACGCTGCCACAGGGCTCCACCCGGGACATCACCTCCGTGCCGCACAAGGTCCGCTTCGACTCCGCGGACTACATCTCGCACAACGGCAAGGCAGGAGCGATCTTCACCGAAGTGGAGGCGGTGCTGAACTTCCCGGTCAACAGGCCAGAGTTCGCGGCGATGACCCAAGCCGCGCACCACTACCGCGACGCCATGACGAACCCGGCGGCCACGATCCCTGCGGTGCCGGGCAAGCAGATCCCCGGCGCGATCGGTGGGCAGCCTCTGCACCGGCTGTGGTTCGACAGCGGGCGACGGGCGGAGAACAACCGGGAGGCGGTGAAGACCTGTCGCACAGAGTTCCCGAACGACTACCCGCAACCAGGTCAGGACTGTGACGAGTACCCGTTCGCCAGCACGTACGAGGGCGCGTCGCCGTACTACAACCCGCAGCGCAACTTCTCGGTGAGGGTTCTGCCGTCCGAGGACAACCAAGCGGCTGGACTCTGGTTGGCCGTCTGGTACTCCTACGACCGAATCCTCGACAACGACAAGTTCTTCGTGCGCGCGTCACAACCTGACCTGCAGATCACCGCACAAGCCCCGACCCCTGTGTGGGGGAGTGCGTGA
- a CDS encoding MgtC/SapB family protein — translation MDLAAAAALATALAIGLLLGVEREHDVTGRRPAGSRTFPLIALAGAVAAALSPAVVAVGFAGVSALVVLWYWRELRSAEPDVGATTEVAAVVAYLLGALAWHRPQLAVAAGVLVAVLLAAKRPLHRFATRLVSDRDVTDAMTVFVVAFVVLPLLPNRPLGPYGVLNPAKVWGLVLAVTLIGWAGYLAARALGRRWGLLVAGFGGGFVSGSATTAVMGRRFREVGAPAVPAALAANVSTLAQLVAVTAVASPVVSLRLLPAAATGVVVLLAEIAWLTWRLPESGEEHDEVVERPLSLRAAVGLALVLVTLLVVTRGAAEWLGGGGAVLAAGLGGLADAHASAIAAASLAPGTIPVSTAVLACGAALAANTVVKLVLALVAGGPRFALGLAGWLLPVVAAFAGVVAL, via the coding sequence ATGGACCTCGCTGCCGCCGCCGCGCTGGCCACGGCGTTGGCGATCGGGCTGCTGCTCGGGGTGGAGCGCGAGCACGACGTGACAGGCCGGCGGCCGGCCGGGTCGCGCACGTTCCCGTTGATCGCGCTGGCCGGGGCGGTGGCTGCCGCGTTGTCGCCGGCGGTGGTCGCGGTCGGGTTCGCGGGGGTGAGCGCACTGGTGGTCCTCTGGTACTGGCGGGAACTGCGGTCGGCGGAGCCCGATGTCGGGGCCACCACGGAGGTCGCCGCGGTGGTGGCGTACCTGTTGGGCGCGTTGGCGTGGCACCGGCCGCAGCTCGCGGTGGCGGCCGGGGTGCTGGTGGCGGTGTTGCTGGCGGCCAAGCGGCCGTTGCACCGGTTCGCCACCCGGCTGGTGAGCGACCGGGACGTGACCGACGCGATGACGGTGTTCGTGGTGGCGTTCGTGGTGCTGCCGCTGCTGCCCAACCGGCCGCTGGGCCCGTACGGGGTGCTCAACCCGGCCAAGGTGTGGGGCCTGGTGCTGGCGGTGACGCTGATCGGCTGGGCCGGGTACCTGGCCGCGCGGGCGTTGGGCCGGCGGTGGGGGCTGCTGGTGGCGGGGTTCGGCGGCGGGTTCGTGTCCGGTTCGGCCACCACCGCCGTGATGGGACGCCGGTTCCGCGAGGTCGGTGCGCCCGCGGTGCCCGCCGCGTTGGCGGCGAACGTCTCGACGTTGGCGCAGCTGGTGGCGGTGACGGCGGTGGCGAGCCCGGTGGTGTCGCTGCGGCTGCTGCCCGCCGCCGCGACCGGTGTGGTGGTGCTGCTGGCCGAGATCGCCTGGTTGACCTGGCGGCTGCCCGAGTCCGGCGAGGAGCACGACGAGGTCGTGGAGCGGCCGTTGTCGTTGCGGGCGGCGGTCGGGTTGGCGTTGGTCCTGGTCACGTTGCTGGTGGTCACGCGCGGGGCGGCGGAGTGGCTGGGCGGCGGGGGAGCGGTGCTGGCGGCGGGGCTCGGTGGGCTGGCCGACGCGCACGCCTCGGCGATCGCGGCGGCCTCGCTCGCGCCGGGGACCATCCCCGTCAGCACGGCCGTGCTGGCGTGTGGGGCGGCGCTGGCGGCCAACACGGTGGTGAAGCTGGTGCTCGCCCTGGTGGCCGGTGGACCGCGGTTCGCGCTGGGGCTGGCCGGGTGGCTGCTGCCCGTGGTCGCCGCGTTCGCCGGCGTCGTGGCCCTGTGA
- a CDS encoding CBS domain-containing protein, which produces MRARDVMTRDVVVVHPGAAARDAGALLAAKGFTMLPVVDGAGVLVGVVTEADVLRDRLPLDPRTLVHGEPARGRPVPRQTVADVMTRPEAVAHPGTDLGDLARLMLEHRVRSAPVVDGRRLVGVVTRRDMLRAITRDDRALAAEVRHRLGLYADPHRWTVSVVDGQVSIVDALDDERDRHVAEVLAGAVAGVAGVRFPETGHAVHG; this is translated from the coding sequence ATGAGGGCGCGGGATGTCATGACGCGCGACGTGGTGGTCGTGCACCCCGGTGCGGCGGCGCGGGACGCCGGGGCTTTGTTGGCCGCCAAGGGTTTCACCATGCTGCCCGTGGTGGACGGGGCCGGTGTGCTGGTCGGTGTGGTCACCGAGGCCGACGTGCTGCGCGACCGCCTGCCGCTGGACCCGCGCACCCTGGTCCACGGCGAACCCGCCCGCGGCCGGCCCGTGCCCCGCCAGACCGTCGCCGACGTGATGACCCGACCGGAGGCCGTCGCCCACCCGGGCACCGACCTCGGCGACCTGGCCCGGCTGATGCTGGAGCACCGCGTGCGCAGCGCGCCCGTCGTGGACGGCCGCCGGCTGGTGGGCGTGGTGACCCGTCGCGACATGCTGCGCGCCATCACCCGCGACGACCGCGCACTTGCGGCAGAGGTGCGCCACCGACTGGGCCTGTACGCGGACCCCCACCGGTGGACGGTGTCCGTGGTGGACGGTCAAGTGTCCATCGTGGACGCTCTGGACGACGAGCGTGACCGGCACGTGGCCGAGGTGCTCGCGGGAGCGGTGGCCGGTGTGGCGGGGGTCCGGTTCCCGGAGACCGGTCACGCCGTCCACGGGTGA
- a CDS encoding universal stress protein, with the protein MNEGPIVVGVDGTSAGVRALSWAMDEATLRGVPLHVVNVWNYEPLADWAMTSEQEARGRSEATVESALREVAVGRETFPRIIRKCLRGSAAEVLEEQARGAALLVVAAHTGGGLRRIVLGSTTAHCVRHSTAPVVVLPPAAVEAPHDGAKVEEGAR; encoded by the coding sequence GTGAACGAGGGACCGATCGTGGTGGGCGTGGACGGGACGTCGGCGGGCGTGCGCGCGCTGTCCTGGGCCATGGACGAGGCGACGTTGCGGGGCGTCCCGCTGCACGTGGTCAACGTGTGGAACTACGAGCCGCTGGCCGATTGGGCGATGACCTCCGAGCAGGAGGCACGCGGCAGGTCCGAGGCGACCGTGGAGAGCGCGCTGCGGGAGGTGGCGGTCGGGCGGGAGACCTTCCCGCGGATCATCCGCAAGTGCCTGCGCGGGTCGGCCGCCGAGGTGCTGGAGGAGCAGGCGCGCGGCGCGGCGCTGCTGGTCGTGGCCGCGCACACCGGCGGCGGGCTGCGCCGGATCGTCCTGGGCAGCACGACCGCGCACTGCGTGCGGCACTCGACCGCGCCGGTCGTGGTCCTGCCGCCGGCTGCGGTGGAGGCGCCGCATGACGGCGCCAAGGTCGAGGAGGGTGCGCGATGA
- a CDS encoding RHS repeat-associated core domain-containing protein, with protein MPTSVSRTRSSARRSPANSSAPTSTTPSASASLGSRTTPTAQAQRSRRTPTNFYRYNGKCWDPNSGSYDMGFRDYSPGLNRFLARDNYNGALGDLNLGPNPFTGNRYAFTGGNPISKIENDGHCWDWLQSVCDAANDVGAAVAEGLDDIGDFFEEHGDDIGNTLLGGASVVGGALLAQLGFGVATGGVVLCGTGGGCLLGGPAVALGTAGVVTGGGLVIGGAMLVQQSLGNIFGGSSSNRSSSSNSGSSTRLFENQYPQDLAEEVATAERLGVKPVTPGTGEAQIAGSRGQCFGLEIDNNSGHYLPSLESLQIGKDAFRTIGVGF; from the coding sequence ATGCCTACCTCGGTCTCACGGACAAGGTCGTCGGCGAGGAGATCGCCGGCCAACTCCAGCGCACCTACCAGTACGACGCCTTCGGCCAGCGCCTCACTCGGATCAAGAACGACACCGACGGCGCAGGCCCAGAGGTCGCGGAGGACTCCTACTAACTTCTACCGATACAACGGCAAATGCTGGGACCCCAACTCTGGCTCGTACGACATGGGGTTCCGCGACTACAGCCCCGGCCTCAACCGCTTCCTCGCCCGTGACAACTACAACGGCGCCCTCGGCGACCTCAACCTCGGCCCCAACCCGTTCACGGGCAACCGCTACGCCTTCACCGGCGGCAACCCCATCAGCAAGATCGAGAACGACGGCCACTGCTGGGACTGGCTGCAAAGCGTGTGCGACGCAGCCAATGACGTAGGGGCAGCCGTCGCCGAAGGGCTCGACGACATCGGCGACTTCTTTGAAGAGCATGGCGATGACATCGGCAACACGCTTCTCGGTGGCGCATCGGTGGTCGGCGGTGCCCTTCTGGCGCAGCTCGGTTTTGGTGTCGCGACAGGCGGAGTTGTTCTCTGCGGAACCGGAGGAGGGTGCCTTCTTGGTGGACCCGCAGTTGCGCTGGGAACCGCCGGTGTGGTGACGGGCGGCGGACTCGTGATCGGTGGCGCGATGCTCGTCCAACAGAGCCTGGGCAACATCTTCGGCGGCTCCAGTTCGAACAGAAGTTCGAGTAGTAACAGTGGTAGCTCTACACGGTTGTTCGAGAACCAGTACCCTCAAGACCTCGCGGAGGAAGTTGCCACTGCCGAGCGTTTGGGTGTCAAGCCGGTCACTCCCGGAACGGGAGAGGCGCAGATCGCGGGCAGTCGGGGTCAGTGCTTCGGCCTGGAGATCGACAACAACAGCGGCCACTACCTGCCTTCGTTGGAGAGCCTCCAGATCGGCAAGGATGCGTTCCGGACAATCGGCGTCGGGTTTTGA
- a CDS encoding SMI1/KNR4 family protein, translating into MSASVTDSWARITTWLRAHAPSTFDSLAPPADERDLAALASDVPTPLPDDLATWWRLCDGSGLPDGRTELLPPYFEPCSTKHALEKRRYLVGPAPARTADPVDEAGTRSGAFLKTFVPIAALGNGDHLFVDLRPGRWHGCVHHWSRDDGSQVTPFWDNVADMLTDIANALHTGSPALRSYVERARPYGIRTPSYVPAVEEGCLVWRRST; encoded by the coding sequence ATGAGCGCATCCGTCACGGATTCATGGGCTCGGATCACCACGTGGCTGCGAGCACACGCGCCCTCGACCTTCGACAGCCTTGCTCCTCCCGCCGACGAACGCGACCTCGCGGCGCTCGCATCCGACGTCCCGACTCCGCTTCCCGACGACCTGGCCACCTGGTGGCGGCTGTGCGATGGCTCCGGCCTGCCGGACGGGCGGACCGAGTTGCTGCCGCCGTACTTCGAACCCTGCTCGACCAAGCACGCGCTGGAAAAGCGGCGATACCTCGTAGGCCCGGCTCCGGCACGCACCGCCGACCCCGTCGACGAGGCCGGCACGCGGTCTGGCGCGTTCCTCAAGACCTTCGTGCCGATTGCGGCACTCGGCAACGGCGATCACCTCTTCGTCGACCTGCGGCCAGGCCGATGGCACGGCTGCGTCCACCACTGGAGTCGGGACGACGGCAGCCAGGTCACCCCGTTCTGGGACAACGTGGCCGACATGCTCACCGACATCGCCAACGCACTCCACACCGGATCTCCCGCACTGCGATCCTACGTCGAGCGGGCCCGCCCCTACGGCATCCGCACTCCCTCATACGTGCCCGCAGTGGAAGAAGGATGCCTCGTATGGCGTCGAAGCACCTGA
- a CDS encoding serine/threonine-protein kinase, protein MRSGDVVAGRYRLDEVVGVGGMGEVWRATDLELRRVVALKQATTGDGEATRREARIGAGLHHAHVISVFDTVVDGDRRWLVMEYLPARSLAEICRTDGPIAPDLATRVGAQIATALAAMHAKGMVHRDITLANVLVTPDGTAKLADLGVAMWDEVTVTGSAREAGTDGYLAPEVRRGHRATPAADVYSLGVALSAAAEGRVDKRLAGVLAAMTDPDPARRPDAEWAARLFGATRGPSNPVLVTVGAAVALVAVLAATLTASSGPFSSAATRGAPPPGTLLYGIGDLIGTAMESEFVRETPVTMLTTNYHKPSDLPTMTPWRDKEVPDAYARGYALHVLVADWEIDDPEVPVDTKYGPGCGRSYPLSPAFGEHMRALARIFAGKADDPPLYVTVFNEVNKMACEDGSYAASPAYYEALQDSYLDVRRIIKETAPNAQVALGWDGYQVEDDDAESGGGRSMFSHFARALRASDYQAVVAKQRYGNVFQVRESVRILGEYGKVMVAAYLDTTGEVLDLDVRTLLSDESIAGLNKQGLFAWNFNNQRELAVDRGPVLDYIKNAIRRTGRAPR, encoded by the coding sequence GTGCGTAGCGGGGACGTGGTCGCGGGCCGGTATCGGCTCGATGAAGTCGTCGGTGTCGGCGGGATGGGCGAGGTCTGGCGGGCCACCGACCTGGAGTTGCGCCGGGTCGTCGCGCTCAAGCAGGCGACGACGGGGGACGGCGAGGCCACCCGGCGGGAGGCGCGGATCGGGGCCGGGCTGCACCACGCGCACGTGATCTCCGTCTTCGACACCGTCGTCGACGGCGACCGGCGCTGGCTGGTCATGGAATACCTGCCCGCCCGCAGCCTCGCCGAGATCTGCCGCACGGACGGCCCGATCGCCCCCGACCTCGCCACCCGGGTCGGCGCGCAGATCGCCACCGCGCTGGCGGCCATGCACGCCAAGGGGATGGTGCACCGCGACATCACCCTCGCCAACGTCCTGGTCACCCCGGACGGCACCGCCAAGCTCGCCGACCTGGGCGTCGCGATGTGGGACGAGGTCACGGTGACCGGGAGCGCGCGGGAAGCGGGTACCGACGGCTACCTGGCGCCCGAGGTGCGCCGGGGCCACCGCGCCACTCCGGCGGCGGACGTGTACTCGCTGGGCGTGGCGTTGTCGGCCGCGGCGGAAGGGCGGGTCGACAAGCGCTTAGCGGGCGTCCTGGCCGCGATGACCGACCCGGACCCCGCCCGCCGGCCCGACGCGGAGTGGGCGGCACGGCTGTTCGGGGCGACCCGGGGGCCGTCGAATCCCGTGCTGGTGACAGTGGGAGCGGCCGTGGCGCTGGTGGCCGTGCTCGCGGCCACGCTGACGGCCTCCAGCGGTCCGTTCAGCAGCGCGGCCACGCGGGGCGCGCCGCCTCCCGGCACGCTCCTGTACGGCATCGGCGACCTGATCGGCACGGCGATGGAGTCCGAGTTCGTGCGCGAGACGCCGGTGACGATGCTGACCACCAACTACCACAAGCCGAGCGACCTGCCGACGATGACGCCGTGGCGGGACAAGGAGGTTCCCGACGCCTACGCGCGCGGGTACGCGCTGCACGTGCTCGTGGCGGACTGGGAGATCGACGACCCCGAAGTCCCGGTCGACACCAAGTACGGTCCCGGCTGCGGGCGTTCCTACCCGCTGTCCCCGGCGTTCGGCGAGCACATGCGTGCGCTCGCGCGCATCTTCGCCGGCAAGGCCGACGATCCGCCCTTGTACGTCACCGTGTTCAACGAGGTCAACAAGATGGCGTGCGAGGACGGCTCGTACGCCGCCAGCCCGGCCTACTACGAGGCGTTGCAGGACAGCTACCTCGACGTTCGGCGGATCATCAAGGAAACGGCTCCCAATGCGCAGGTGGCGCTGGGTTGGGACGGTTACCAGGTCGAGGACGACGACGCGGAGAGCGGTGGCGGTCGGTCGATGTTCTCGCACTTCGCCCGCGCGCTGCGGGCGTCGGACTACCAGGCGGTGGTGGCCAAGCAGCGGTACGGCAACGTCTTCCAGGTGCGGGAGAGCGTCCGCATCCTCGGCGAGTACGGCAAGGTCATGGTGGCCGCTTACCTGGACACCACCGGCGAGGTCCTGGACCTGGACGTCCGGACGCTGTTGAGCGACGAGTCGATCGCCGGTCTCAACAAGCAGGGGCTGTTCGCGTGGAACTTCAACAACCAGCGCGAGTTGGCCGTCGACCGGGGACCGGTCCTCGACTACATCAAGAACGCGATCCGCCGCACCGGCCGCGCGCCCCGCTGA